Proteins found in one Acidobacteriota bacterium genomic segment:
- a CDS encoding nuclear transport factor 2 family protein: MSIRDKVQTVIDGILAGKILETFDEHYADDVVMSENGQDERVGKQACREYEVAFVENVEFHGAKAGLVLVDGDHAAVEWEFDLTPAGGERVVQKQVALQTWKDGKIVREVFYHG; encoded by the coding sequence ATGAGCATTCGAGACAAGGTCCAGACGGTGATCGACGGAATTCTGGCGGGGAAGATCCTCGAGACCTTTGACGAGCACTACGCCGACGACGTGGTGATGAGCGAGAACGGCCAGGACGAGCGGGTGGGCAAGCAGGCCTGCCGGGAGTACGAGGTGGCCTTCGTGGAGAACGTCGAATTCCACGGTGCCAAGGCTGGCCTGGTGCTGGTGGACGGCGACCACGCGGCGGTGGAGTGGGAGTTCGACCTCACCCCCGCCGGCGGTGAGCGGGTGGTGCAGAAGCAGGTGGCGCTGCAGACCTGGAAGGACGGCAAGATCGTGCGCGAGGTCTTCTACCACGGCTGA
- a CDS encoding purine-nucleoside phosphorylase, producing the protein METFHQELQQAVEAWDEKGWPRPQALAVAGSGLAVELGKTVYGPAPLSELLPFPVHSIEGHPHSFEIVEALPDRPVLYLRGRLHAYQGYSGHQVVFPVRLAALLGASVLVMTNAAGGLRPELVPGSLVLLEDQINLTGTSPLLGQLPGTWGPQFPDMSQAYSRGLRERAQHHAQRLDVDLQRGVYAGVLGPAYETPAEVRMLAALGADVVGMSTVQEVIAARQMGLACCCISLVSNHGAGVSGETLHHGEVLAAGQAAADDVQRLLTALLQDPELLRAIGC; encoded by the coding sequence ATGGAGACTTTTCACCAAGAGCTGCAACAAGCCGTCGAGGCCTGGGACGAAAAGGGTTGGCCGCGGCCCCAGGCGCTGGCGGTGGCGGGGTCGGGGTTGGCGGTGGAGCTGGGCAAGACGGTCTATGGACCGGCGCCGCTGAGCGAGCTGCTGCCCTTCCCGGTGCACAGCATCGAGGGCCACCCCCACTCCTTCGAGATCGTCGAGGCGCTGCCGGACCGGCCGGTGCTCTATTTGCGCGGCCGCCTTCACGCCTACCAGGGTTATAGCGGCCACCAAGTGGTCTTTCCGGTGCGACTGGCGGCGCTGCTGGGAGCCTCGGTGCTGGTCATGACCAACGCCGCCGGCGGCCTGCGACCGGAGCTGGTGCCGGGCAGCCTGGTGCTGCTGGAGGATCAGATCAATCTCACCGGCACCAGCCCGCTGCTGGGACAGCTGCCGGGAACCTGGGGTCCCCAATTCCCCGACATGAGCCAGGCTTATAGCCGCGGCCTGCGGGAGCGCGCCCAGCACCACGCCCAACGCCTGGACGTGGACCTCCAACGGGGGGTGTACGCGGGCGTCCTAGGTCCGGCCTATGAAACGCCGGCGGAGGTGCGCATGCTGGCGGCGCTGGGAGCGGATGTGGTGGGCATGTCGACGGTGCAGGAAGTGATCGCCGCCCGCCAGATGGGCCTGGCCTGCTGCTGCATCTCGCTGGTCTCCAACCACGGCGCCGGGGTCAGCGGCGAAACCCTGCACCACGGCGAAGTCCTAGCCGCCGGCCAGGCCGCCGCCGACGACGTCCAGCGACTGCTCACAGCGCTGCTCCAGGACCCGGAGCTGCTGCGCGCCATCGGGTGCTAG
- the hpt gene encoding hypoxanthine phosphoribosyltransferase, whose translation MADAGEKPQDKILISEERLQQRIRELAEEINRDYAGVDRLIAIGVLKGSVFFLVDLLKQLDLPVVMDFFQTSSYGEGTEPGEVRIRKDIEISIRGAHVLLVEDIVDTGHTLNTILGLLRFRGAESVKLCALLDKASRREVDVSVDYCGFPIEDRFVVGYGLDFDEKYRNLPYIGYIEPPAKDED comes from the coding sequence ATGGCCGACGCCGGAGAGAAGCCGCAGGACAAGATTCTGATCAGCGAAGAGCGTCTTCAGCAGCGAATTCGCGAGCTGGCGGAGGAAATCAACCGCGATTACGCCGGGGTCGACCGGCTCATCGCCATCGGGGTCCTCAAGGGCTCGGTCTTCTTCCTGGTCGACCTGCTCAAGCAGCTGGACCTGCCGGTGGTGATGGATTTCTTCCAGACCTCCAGCTACGGCGAGGGCACCGAGCCCGGCGAGGTGCGGATCCGCAAGGACATCGAGATTTCCATCCGCGGCGCCCACGTCCTGCTGGTGGAAGACATCGTCGATACCGGTCACACCCTCAACACCATCCTCGGTCTGCTGCGCTTCCGCGGCGCCGAGAGCGTCAAGCTCTGTGCCCTGCTGGACAAGGCCTCCCGCCGCGAGGTGGACGTCTCCGTGGACTATTGCGGCTTCCCCATCGAGGACCGCTTCGTGGTCGGCTACGGTCTGGACTTCGACGAGAAATACCGCAATCTGCCCTACATCGGCTACATCGAGCCCCCCGCCAAGGACGAAGACTGA
- a CDS encoding RidA family protein produces MKFCHTDQAPAAIGPYSQAVAIDGRLYTSGQIGLDPATGEMVEGGFEAQARQVLKNLAAVLASAGCGFQHVIKATIYVSDMGDFGRLNELYGEAMGDHRPARSTVQAAALPKGALVEIDLVARIPSS; encoded by the coding sequence ATGAAGTTCTGCCACACCGACCAAGCCCCCGCCGCCATCGGCCCCTACTCCCAAGCCGTCGCCATCGACGGCCGGCTCTACACCTCCGGCCAGATCGGCCTCGACCCGGCCACCGGTGAGATGGTCGAGGGAGGCTTCGAGGCCCAGGCTCGGCAAGTGCTAAAGAATTTGGCGGCGGTGCTGGCGAGCGCCGGCTGCGGCTTCCAGCACGTGATCAAGGCCACCATCTACGTCTCGGACATGGGCGATTTCGGCCGCCTCAACGAGCTCTACGGCGAGGCCATGGGAGACCACCGGCCGGCGCGCTCGACGGTGCAGGCGGCGGCGCTGCCCAAGGGCGCGCTGGTGGAAATCGACCTGGTGGCGCGCATCCCCTCTTCCTGA
- a CDS encoding glycosyltransferase family 39 protein yields the protein MESSTPTGSGLAAWQHRALIVGLGLLLFLPGLGSRDLWNPDEPRYAEVAREMVASGEFLVPHLNGEIYAQKPPLLFWAIAASGAVLGEIGPAAARLPSALAATATLLLVFELGILLFGLRAAWLAVAVLATAARILWQGRVGQIDMLLVSLVTLAMTCWVRGYLATEDRQRYRWYLGFFAAAGFATLAKGPVGLLPPLLSIVAFLLFTGQRQALRQLRVGRGLLLWLAVVVAWLGPALLAGGGEYAQQILFKQNVTRYVEPWHHHRPWYYYLTALLHDFFPWSLLLPSALVVGWRRFTGERRRWYLFALCWMVVTLVFFSLSPGKRTVYILTMYPAMALLVAAWVDSIAAGESRQRWLTWPLGLLTALLAAVTVLAPGQLPEVEGLSLFDPWVGTVVLVVPAALAVGAGVAWLTCWGRRPAAAVALLATTMASVLATALLLLLPELDRIKSAEPLSRELLAAMEPGDTYAFYPRIDPRFVFYTRRFAEILEDRTQLDAYLAPPPADAGGRWLLVERDDFARLEDLPPLVEVARDGDPKDGYLLLRPAATAGTEIGEEAVEVLAVAEDGDQDSSDREPADRVTELRIQLQRVESLEDAGYVQPGEELILTVGDRLRLTLVAILGERRRAPAAVRAELSVEGNASHEKILRLESVDPEEGSAVLTALRPTGDGEARVRLRYRILDEMNIRGGLVSGTIRVRVLSPRP from the coding sequence ATGGAATCCTCCACTCCCACCGGCAGTGGCCTGGCGGCCTGGCAGCATCGTGCCCTGATCGTCGGTCTCGGACTGCTGCTCTTCCTCCCCGGCCTCGGGTCCCGGGATCTCTGGAACCCGGATGAGCCCCGCTATGCGGAGGTGGCGCGGGAGATGGTGGCCAGCGGCGAGTTCTTGGTGCCGCACCTCAACGGCGAGATCTACGCCCAGAAGCCTCCGCTGCTCTTCTGGGCCATCGCCGCCAGCGGTGCGGTGCTGGGGGAGATCGGTCCGGCGGCGGCGCGGCTGCCCTCCGCCCTCGCCGCCACCGCCACCCTGTTGCTGGTCTTCGAGCTCGGCATCCTGCTCTTCGGCCTGCGGGCTGCCTGGCTGGCGGTGGCGGTGCTGGCCACCGCCGCGCGCATCCTCTGGCAGGGCAGGGTAGGGCAGATCGACATGTTGTTGGTGAGCCTGGTGACCCTGGCCATGACGTGTTGGGTGCGAGGCTATCTCGCCACAGAAGATCGGCAACGCTACCGCTGGTATCTCGGCTTCTTCGCCGCCGCCGGCTTCGCCACCCTCGCCAAGGGACCGGTGGGGCTCTTGCCGCCATTGCTCTCCATCGTCGCCTTCCTGCTCTTCACCGGCCAGCGCCAAGCGCTGCGCCAGCTGCGGGTCGGCCGTGGCCTGCTGCTGTGGTTGGCGGTGGTGGTGGCGTGGCTGGGGCCGGCGCTGCTGGCCGGTGGCGGCGAGTATGCGCAGCAGATTCTGTTCAAGCAGAATGTCACCCGTTACGTCGAGCCTTGGCACCATCATCGCCCCTGGTACTACTACCTGACGGCGCTACTCCACGACTTCTTTCCCTGGTCTTTGCTGCTGCCGTCGGCGCTGGTGGTGGGCTGGCGGCGCTTCACCGGCGAGCGCCGCCGTTGGTATCTCTTCGCTCTGTGCTGGATGGTGGTGACGCTGGTCTTCTTCAGCCTGTCCCCGGGCAAGCGGACGGTGTACATCCTCACCATGTATCCGGCCATGGCGCTGCTGGTGGCGGCGTGGGTGGACTCCATCGCCGCGGGCGAGAGTCGGCAGCGTTGGCTGACCTGGCCGCTGGGCCTGCTGACGGCGCTCCTGGCGGCGGTGACGGTGCTGGCGCCGGGGCAGCTGCCGGAGGTCGAGGGGCTGAGCCTCTTCGATCCCTGGGTCGGCACGGTGGTACTGGTGGTGCCGGCGGCGCTGGCGGTGGGGGCGGGGGTGGCCTGGTTGACTTGCTGGGGGCGCCGGCCGGCGGCGGCGGTGGCGCTGCTGGCCACCACCATGGCGTCGGTGCTGGCCACGGCATTGTTGCTCCTGCTGCCGGAGCTGGACCGCATCAAGTCCGCCGAGCCCCTGTCCCGGGAGCTGCTGGCGGCCATGGAGCCGGGGGATACCTACGCCTTCTACCCGCGCATCGACCCGCGCTTCGTCTTCTACACTCGCCGCTTCGCTGAAATCCTCGAGGATCGGACCCAGCTGGATGCCTATCTCGCGCCGCCCCCGGCGGACGCCGGAGGCCGTTGGCTGCTGGTGGAGCGGGACGACTTCGCCCGGCTGGAGGATCTACCGCCGCTGGTGGAGGTGGCCCGAGATGGCGATCCGAAGGATGGCTATCTGCTGCTGCGCCCCGCTGCCACCGCCGGGACGGAGATCGGGGAGGAGGCCGTGGAGGTGCTGGCGGTGGCGGAGGATGGGGATCAAGACTCTTCGGATCGGGAGCCAGCGGATCGAGTCACCGAGCTGCGCATTCAGCTGCAGCGGGTGGAGAGCCTGGAGGATGCGGGCTACGTCCAACCCGGGGAGGAGCTGATCCTGACGGTGGGGGATCGGCTGCGGCTGACCTTGGTGGCCATTCTCGGCGAGCGCCGGCGGGCACCGGCGGCGGTTCGGGCGGAGCTGTCGGTGGAGGGCAATGCCTCCCACGAGAAGATCCTGCGCTTGGAGTCCGTGGATCCGGAAGAAGGGTCGGCGGTGTTGACGGCCCTGAGGCCGACGGGAGACGGCGAGGCACGGGTGCGGTTGCGCTACCGGATTCTCGACGAGATGAATATCCGCGGCGGGCTGGTCAGCGGCACCATACGGGTACGGGTGCTCAGCCCGCGGCCTTGA
- a CDS encoding lipid-A-disaccharide synthase N-terminal domain-containing protein, whose translation FFARFLVQWIASERRKESVVPVAFWFFSLGGGLVLLSYALWRQDPVFIAGQSIGLLVYSRNLWFIYGRSETAGDS comes from the coding sequence TTTCTTTGCCCGATTCCTCGTCCAGTGGATCGCTTCCGAGCGTCGAAAGGAAAGCGTAGTCCCGGTCGCTTTCTGGTTCTTCAGCCTGGGCGGCGGCTTGGTCCTGCTCTCCTACGCCCTGTGGCGGCAGGATCCGGTGTTCATCGCCGGTCAGAGCATCGGGCTGTTGGTCTATAGCCGCAATCTCTGGTTCATCTACGGTCGGAGTGAGACCGCCGGCGACTCTTGA